A region of Struthio camelus isolate bStrCam1 chromosome 30, bStrCam1.hap1, whole genome shotgun sequence DNA encodes the following proteins:
- the UBE2Q1 gene encoding ubiquitin-conjugating enzyme E2 Q1, whose protein sequence is MQRAGAEEAAGSQAAAGGGPGRSGAGVAAAPAGRLLRRELRLLESIFHRGHERFRIGSACPDEISCEFVPGAAGARAGGSGTRGPPPGPVRIHCNITESYPAVPPIWSVESDDPNLAAILERLVEVKKGNTLLLQHLKRIISDLCKLYNLPQHPDVEMLDQPLPAEQSTQEEVSSEEEDEEMPEDTEDLDHYEMKEEEPADGKKTEDEGIGKENLAILEKIKKNQRQDYLNGAVSGSVQATDRLMKELRDIYRSPSFKGGYYAVELVNDSLYDWNVKLLKVDEDSALHNDLQILKEKEGTDFILLNFSFKDNFPFDPPFVRVVSPVLSGGYVLGGGAICMELLTKQGWSSAYSIESVIMQISATLVKGKARVQFGANKNQYSLTRAQQSYKSLVQIHEKNGWYTPPKEDG, encoded by the exons AtgcagcgggcgggggcggaggaggcggcggggtcgcaggcggcggcggggggggggcccgggcggagcggggccggggtggcggcggcccccgccgggcgGCTCCTGAGGCGGGAGCTGCGGCTGCTCGAGTCCATCTTCCACCGGGGCCACGAGCGGTTCCGCATCGGCAGCGCCTGCCCCGACGAGATCAGCTGCGAGTTCgtcccgggcgccgccggggcccgcgccggtggctcgggcacccgggggccgccgccggggcccgtcCGCATCCACTGCAACATCACG gAGTCTTATCCAGCTGTTCCCCCAATATGGTCTGTAGAGTCAGATGATCCAAACCTGGCAGCTATCCTGGAGAGGCTGGTGGAAGTCAAGAAAGGAAATACGCTG CTTTTGCAGCACCTGAAGCGAATAATCTCAGACCTGTGCAAACTCTACAACCTTCCCCAACATCCAGATGTTGAAATGTTAGACCAGCCTCTGCCGGCAGAACAG AGCACACAGGAAGAAGTGTCCtctgaagaggaagatgaagagaTGCCAGAG GACACTGAGGACTTGGACCACTATGAGATGAAAGAGGAAGAGCCAGCAGACGGAAAAAAGACAGAGGATGAAGGCATTGGGAAGGAAAACCTTGctattttagagaaaataaaaaagaaccagAGGCAAGATTACTTAAAT GGTGCAGTGTCTGGGTCTGTGCAGGCCACTGACCGGCTAATGAAGGAGCTCAGGGATATTTACCGATCACCAAGTTTCAAGGGCG GATACTATGCAGTTGAACTAGTGAACGACAGCCTGTACGATTGGAACGTCAAACTCCTGAA GGTTGACGAGGATAGCGCTTTGCACAATGATCTCCAGATCctcaaagagaaagaaggaacagATTTCATCCTCCTAAACTTCTCCTTTAAA GATAACTTTCCTTTTGACCCACCGTTTGTAAGGGTCGTGTCCCCTGTGCTCTCAGGGGG GTATGTTCTGGGTGGCGGTGCCATCTGCATGGAGCTACTTACAAAGCAG ggctggagcagcGCGTACTCCATCGAGTCGGTGATAATGCAGATCAGCGCCACTCTGGTGAAAGGGAAAGCGAGAGTGCAATTTGGAGCCAATAAG AATCAGTACAGCCTGACAAGAGCACAGCAGTCCTACAAGTCCCTGGTTCAGATCCATGAGAAAAATG GCTGGTACACACCGCCCAAGGAAGATGGCTAG